The nucleotide window AACTGGGAGAACAAAGGTGGTGGTGCAGTGGATAAGGgagaaatgagggaaaaaaggGGATGAAAGGGGAGAGGGAGGTGAAATTTTGCGGTGCGGGCAGGAAAATCCGGTGTTGAGTGGAGTGAGTGCGAGACTCCGAGTGCCTCCTGGGTATATTCCTTCGGGGGTGGGGATGGATCTGGAATTCCTGAGATTACGTGATATTACCagtgggagatttttttttaatttctctctTTCAGAGGCGAGGATGAAAAAAGAGAGGTCTGGGGAGGTAAAAAATAAGGGTACGTGGAAATTAAACGCGGGGACATTGGAGATAATTTCTACGAAAATTGAGCATAATTATACCGAAATTAAgatacattttttcatatcttTAGACACTTCTAGTGtgtgaattttccatttttgctgttttttaaattttcattcgggTTCTTgaattgattcattttttggATACGTGATCttcattgatattttataAGTTCATTGTTGCCGGAAATTTAGCGATATTTAATTGTTCTGCGACAtccgaaattttcattcataaaattcTTTCAAAAGTAAGAGACGGTAATGCGATGAAAGTTTCCGGATATAAATATTCACATTTATTGACGAAACAAGTAATAAAGAATTATCATAGTTTTACCCCCGGGCTTCTACTTTAATCTTTCCCTTATTCCGAACTCCGCGTAATTCCCGAGTGTTGGTagtagaaagaaaaattcaatttagcGAAAAACTAATTAGTTGGTATCGGGAGAATTTCAATGCAAAGTGGGTCACGGAGGAATGCTGATAAGAAGGAGGATGAGTTATTCCCAGTGCTCTGTGGACGCGGTTGGAGATGAAGAATAATGCACTAGTGAAGTGTCAAAACAAATAATGAGTACTAATTTTCGTAAAATGTCTGAAAACGGCAAAGTACAATTTCTATAGAGAACTAATCCCTAGCCCCACATTGTTATCTatctaaaatttaaaaaatggagagaTCTGTATTTGAagttcataattttcatcataaaatatttttggaatcaagaataattataatcactgaattaattagtaattattaaattagtaAATGTCAGgaagtaaaattatttttttattttcagtactCACGAGGAGTGAGTCAGCGGTGTCCGGATATAAGGGACGACTACCCTGTGATATACTTCCCCCTCAACGAAATGATCCAGTGGTAATGATTCTCTGGTACCGAGAGTTTACGAGTAGACAACCAATTTATAGTGTCGATGCGAGAAAAGGTGGCCTACATGTTGATGCCCCTAGATGGTCTGACCCAAAGACCTTTGGTGGCAGGGCGACAATGAGGATAGATAAGGGAATGGCCCATTTGGAGATTAACCCAGTAATGCCCACTGATTCTGGGATCTACAGATGTAGGGTGGACTTTAGGAACAGCCCTACAAAAACTCAAAAAGTTAATTTCACAGTTATTGGTGagcaacaaaacaaaactctAAATtcagttcattaatttttctccacttTATGACTCCtccaacaattaattttcatttgacatAATCTTGCGGAGCTGATGCGGAAGAATGGAATTTCAAAAAAGCCTCTGGATATGTCATAAAAACGTccgaattattaaaattatgtagttcattttttttacagccAATAATCGTTAAATTTGATGTAATATTCCTCATTTATACCCAAATCACTCATGAAATTCCTGGAAAATGTTTAACATTCTCCCTAAAATATTATCTACCCACAAATGTTCAGTACCTCCGGGCAAGCCTACGATATACATCGGCCCAGATCAAATCTACTCAGGAAAACTGCCAGTTATAACCGAGGGTGGCCCACTGACCCTCGTCTGTGAAGTCAGAGGGGGATCACCACCACCCAGAGTAATTTGGTACTTGGGTAACAAAATGCTAGACGATACATTCGAGCCTGTCAATGACGATGTAGTGTCAAATACGCGGACCATCGCCATGGTTTCACGGGAATATGCAACAACAAAAGTCCTCTGTCGAGCCTCCAACACTGATATGATTGAACCGAGTACCACCGAGCTCCTTCTCGACGTCAATCGTACGTATTACCCTGTTATCCAATGCTACCAAACATCCAGAGATCAGTCAAAATTAACCACAAAAAATCGCTAATGTAACGACTATTTAATCGAAAcaatataaacaataaaatttataacgtGAGTCCAATCGAGTGTGAAATATCTTTTGTGCAGTAAAGCCACTGGAGGTCAATATCACGAATAAACAGAATCACTTATTGGCCCTTCAGACTTACGAATTTGAATGTGTAACGTCGGGCTCGAAACCCGAGGCAACAATCACCTGGTGGAAGGGCTCGCACCAGGTTAAGCATATGGCAAAAACAGTGAGTGATTTACATCTCTTCTTAACGTACCAGAACAATATCCCTTGATTCACCAAATTTCCAACTGACTatctcaatcaatcaatcgattATCAGTTTAAGAATGCGGATAACGTGACAATGAGTGTCCTGAGTTACGTAGCAACGATAGAGGACGATGGAAGATGTTTAACCTGTCGGGCTGAGAACTCAGTTGTTTCGGACAGTGCACTGGAAGACAAATGGAAACTCGTTGTTCACTGTAAGATCGAGAGAAATGTGAGGATTTATCTCGTGGACTAAAGGTGTATCATAAATTTCTAGATGTACCAGTGGTTACCATCAGACTCGGCTCGGGTTTACGTGCGAATGACATAAACGAGGGCGACGACGTGTACTTCGAGTGTGACGTTAAGGCCAACCCAGAGGCGTACAAGCTTGGATGGTTCAAGGATGGAAGGGAACTGCATCAGAATGTCAGCGCTGGTATTAGACTTCCTGGTGAAAAATCATTGGTTCTTCAGAGTGTCAATCGAGCATCGGCAGGAGACTACGCATGCACTGCTGTCAATGCCGAGGGATCATCCACGAGTCGGCCTGTGACACTGGATGTTATGTGTGAgtgatagatattttttttaatcgatgatATTGAATTAAGGCCCGGTTGGATGCACTTGAATATGATATAATGGAATAGAtaggttttgtttttttaattttatctgCAAGTTTCGTTCTGCATCAAGCAGAGATGCACCAAAGTTCaaaatgaaatagaaaaataaaaactatctGTTCGAGATAGTTCAGTGTATCCTGCTGGTCCTTAAAGGggttttcgaaaaatattgtcaataaaaattgaataaaatgtcGTGTCCACTGCAGACGCTCCAATCTGCAAAGACGGTGCCGCAATTCAAGTAGTTGGAGCATTGAAACCCGAAACAATAACACTGGTATGTGGAGTGCAAGCCAAACCTGCGCCTACTATGTACCACTGGTCATTTAATAATTCCGGAGAGTTATCGGTACCCGCTGATCGTTATGGGCCCACCAAGTCTCACTCACGTATCACGAATCAGTGGCACGGCTCACGAGTCAACTATACCCTGAATGACGATCGTGAATATGGTATGGTGTCTTGTTGGGCGGAGAATACGAGGGGCAAGCAGAGAACACCCTGTCTATTCCAGATAATTCAAGCTGGAAGGCCATATCCACCGCAGAATTGTTCAACTGCACAATCCACTGGTCCCTATGGATATCGCACGAGTGAGTCTTTCCCCAGAATTTTTCAGacgtataaataatttttctgagttttttttattgtttcatttcctactgttattttgaaaaaaaaaaaatagaccaGGAAGAATCAAAATCCCCGGAATCCGCTGATGCGGAATGGCTGATAGTGCGTTGCACTGAAGGCTTCGATGGTGGTCTCCCCCTCACAAGTTTCGAGTTGGAAGTTTGGAGCGAGGAAAATGCTTACCACATCAACACAATCCACTTTAACCGCACCGAACGCCTCCCCGGCCACCGACATCAGGGCCCCATCTTCGAGGTGGTAGGCCTCGAGCCCGGTAGAAACTACCGACTACTAGTTTTCGCAGTCAACGCTAAGGGGAAAAGTGAACCCGTTGTTCTGTCTTCAATCACACTGAAGGGTGTGGCGATGTACACAACTGGTGAGCTTTCATTTACATTAATAATTAGTAATAATTAATCGATGATTCTTCTCCTACAAAGTTTTACCGTACCAATGCAAAAATACTccgaaagaaatttttggtaACAATTAGACGTCCAGGGGGTGAGACAAGGGATGAAGGGTAGTTCTAAGATCCTATTTTTATCCGAAATTTCTGTTCGTGTAGAGATTTTGTTTTCCCCTTCGaatataaaatcaaaataaaatagctCCGAACCGCGAAATGACCTAAAATCGGAGAATTAATTCTGGAATTAATTTaggtcgtgaaaaaaaaaaatttagttgcAGTTCTCGCATACTCACAccccaaaattaaaaatataatagaaATGGGGAAACGCTCCCCCGGAAATCTTCAAATTTGTCGGCATCGCAATGTCCTCTGCCTCTCctcaaagaaaattaattaattatgattaattACCCTGAAACTAATGATGTCGAGATTCACCCGGTCTTACAATTACGTACCTTTTCCACTTGGCTCGGCCGTTGTTCGATCCTTCACTCGGCTTTAGTCGCTGAATTAAAATcccataaaattttctctcatcttTTCTCTCACCATTCTTCCTCTCAGTTGAAATCACCGTAGCCAGAGAGATGTTCCTCATTCGTACAGTCGTTTATCGCCTTTAATTCCCACACCCATGGATTATTCATACGGATCGTTGGAGGGGTGTATATTTCAAGGAATAATCGTAGCCCCGTACGACTTGAACGTGTGTGAATGTATATGGATGGAGGGTTTATCCCCCCAAACGACGGATGCCACCGCTGTTGCTTATCTTCCACCATTGCCATCTCTCGTTTAACATTGAGCAAAACCTCGGTTGTAACCCATCCCCGCGGCTCCGGGATGAGACAGAAAGTCCCCAGAAACTCGTACAATCCCTTGTACGTAGATACAATTGATAAACTATATCGAGTGTTACGAGATTGCAAGATAAGTCCCAGACGGAATAAAACTATTTTCGGAAAccgattgttgattttttaaaaataattataccaactttttatcaattttttatggtgAAAAACTTTCTATTATTCCAGTAGCTTTTACATTccccacacggagagaaaaattcttgaaaaattacctgactgttctgtaatctgtcagtcaaaacagtattcggTACAAATTACGGAATAATTACGCATTTTTTAGCGAACTTCCAGGAATAGGTTCAGAACgttcaagaaaaaatatggaacgttcagtgaaaaaagttctgtaatttttttgaatagtATTTTGACTCCATTAggcaaataaattcaaatatgGTGGTGGAGCAAAGTGATTCTACATATTTACCCAGTACATTCCACCCACAGTTAATGAGCTTCGCAAATGGATTACAAATGTAACCACAATCAATTGTCCggaaaagtcaatttttccattgaataaaaaaattgttccttGTAATtgggataataattttgtgcgTGATGGTATCGCAAACTAGGGTTGCCCCATTCCTCCCCTAGGATAAGATAGAGAGTCCCGTGCAGGAAAGAAATTCGTACAATTTCTGTGTACATATATACAATTGATAGAGTacatgaagtattacgagatatCAAGATAACGGTTCAGTCACGGTTTTACTTCCGACGTAAGGGACTGTGCCAATTCTTGTTGGATGCACGCCACGTTTCCTTTCTTGTTTGGTTCTAGAGAGGGAGTGGAATGATATCTTGGAGACGTTGACCAGTTTGGAGAGGGGGTATCATTTTGCTCAGTGGAGAAATTGGAGATATTACTTTTCGGGGCTTTGCGATCCTGTTTCCCTTGATGGTGATGGAGGGCATTGAGTTTCTGTAGATGTGACGTTTGACATCTGAGTCGTGTGAGGGGATTATTCGAGGGTGGGAGGAGGGGGAAGTTAGAGGGTAATGGGGATTAGGGGGAGTTATTGTTGGGGTGGTCAGAGATCAGGGATTTTTTGGAAgaggatttttctttcattatttttgattattttttattgctgcAACAAAGTGTTCAgggagaatgaaattttatgactTATTTGGGGAGAAATCTTTGAGATTAGTCGCACTAAAATTCTTGAAAGTCAATAGACATTCTCCCTTTCCTCCCATGGAGTTATAATTCCTTTTTCTGGTATTCCACGTCCGCAAAacataattgattattaaaaaattcaatcattgataaggaatttaaaaattagaattaTGATTCCATgagatttctgatttttctagggctccagaaatattctaaaatctcCATGGAAAATGTGTACCCAATTTTTCCCACGTGTGATTATCCTATTTCTCCCTTATCATCCTCAGGTCGAGGTTCCACCGACAAAGACACAGACTACAGCCTCCTAGTGGCGTGTTTTGCGGGTGGAGTAACGGCAGTTTGTATCCTAGTGGTAGGTGTAACAGTAACCCTTTACCGTCGAAACAACGCAACTCGCCCAATGAAATCGCAGATGCATGTGGTGCACTGCGACGAGAAAGACGATCCTACGGGTCAGTCCTCGAGTCTCGAAAAATCCCACGATTTTTCTACCGTGAAGGAAGTCACCAAGCCAACGGCGAGGTTCAAGGACCCTCCAGATTCTCCAATAATCGATAGTAACGAGGAGAATCCGGATGTTATACCCAGCAAGCTGAGTGGTAATTACTCAACAAAACCGGAGCGTGCGAAAGAATTTAATGATCCTGAGACAAGTGATTACCCGTCACCAGCGTCTGTTCTGCATGGTAAGGACACCTGGATCTATCCAAATGGTTACGTTGAGAGGCCAGACGCTACCAGCCCAATTCGTCCCAGTACACTGCCAGTGCATCGCACTCACGATATCTACACGAGAAGTTTGAGGGTTCAAGAGAGTTGTATATAAAAACAGAGACTAATTTCTATGGTATATTTAACGCTAAAATCGATGATTAATGTGAAGATGAATGATTGATGCTCTTGATATGGTGACTCTCATCGAATGATTCATGAGGTATCGTCTGAACTGACGATCCTGTTTCGATGTTTGTACatagacaataaaaatttcattgttaaGAACCGAACTGTGTTCTGATTTATTGAAGAGACCTGCATTCCACCCCTCGATTGCTGAATCGATTTTTCAGGGATTGACGGTTTTATCCGGTCTCTTGGAGATCCAACTGCATGAGCTGGATTTTATTAATGTATGAGAGCTGTAGAGGCGTCTATTGTTTAGTCGACACAGGTAAGCTTTGCCCTATTTATTGCTAAATTTTGTTGCAATTATATTGTATTATATTATCGGGTTATCGCAACCACGATATTCATAGCAGAAATTGGGAAGTTTCGGACAGTTTTATGTTATGAATAGAGTAATTTAGAGGgtgtatttaatttaaaaatcgacGATTAATGAGAACGTGAATAATTGAATCTTTTAATCTGGCCACTGTCGTGAAATGATTCATGAGACATAAGGCATCTTCTGAACTGATAATATTCCTTCGGTGTTTGTACGtggacaataaaaaatttattgttaagaATCGATTTATGTCCTGATTCATTTAAATGGCTATCATTCCCTTCTTGACTGTCGAATTGATTTTCCACGGCCTCGAggtttcattcaatttcacgAAAATCCGAAGGAATGTCCTGGATTTCCTCAGAATACTGTTTGGAATTTCATTCAACAGTAAAGAGCTTCATCCATTTCCAAATAAAGTTGCGAGCTTTTGTGCTGGATCTCATTGATTTCGAAATGCCCTAACGTTACTATATCAAATACTCTTATTTACCcaattcagaaaatttatgTTCAGTGCTTGATCCAACTCTtatctaaataattttctaaagacgagaATAACTTGATAAGCGAAGTGCAGATTACGATAGGATTATGGGGGCTCCAagatgatttcaattttttttttttgtgaaaatacAAAGTTTTGGAGAGGGAACTTCATCAGGGCCGAGAATACCCATCACATCCTTCACAGTGAAATGGAGTACATCCCCAGAGGAGTGATTTCGTATAGCACACACCTCGATTTATCCGCTGTTTAGAGAGATCGAAGTTTGAACACGAATGATAGATCACTTGCAATCTATAAAAGAATGTAAAACATCGAATACATCATCGTGAACCCTATTTGGCAGGCAACAAAACGGTGTATGAATCACCTTCTTAATCATCATCCCTCAATGAGAATGAATTGCAAGTCCACATTATTTTTGACAGGGGACTATTTTTCTCGCGAATAAATCAACATTTATTcttaaatcaatatttatttgtcaCCCACAAATTATTACTacgttaatttaaaaaaaaaacgtttgcGTTGGGAGAAAAATCATACATAcaacagaataaatttttggaaaataaaatcatacaTTGAGTTTGGTAGAATGATTATTTATATGAATGAATACTTCCTAAAGTGATAcatttaaattt belongs to Diachasmimorpha longicaudata isolate KC_UGA_2023 chromosome 10, iyDiaLong2, whole genome shotgun sequence and includes:
- the LOC135166408 gene encoding hemicentin-1-like isoform X1, which produces MKTLLMMSVIALVGGELVASDVDEPILTRSESAVSGYKGRLPCDILPPQRNDPVVMILWYREFTSRQPIYSVDARKGGLHVDAPRWSDPKTFGGRATMRIDKGMAHLEINPVMPTDSGIYRCRVDFRNSPTKTQKVNFTVIVPPGKPTIYIGPDQIYSGKLPVITEGGPLTLVCEVRGGSPPPRVIWYLGNKMLDDTFEPVNDDVVSNTRTIAMVSREYATTKVLCRASNTDMIEPSTTELLLDVNLKPLEVNITNKQNHLLALQTYEFECVTSGSKPEATITWWKGSHQVKHMAKTFKNADNVTMSVLSYVATIEDDGRCLTCRAENSVVSDSALEDKWKLVVHYVPVVTIRLGSGLRANDINEGDDVYFECDVKANPEAYKLGWFKDGRELHQNVSAGIRLPGEKSLVLQSVNRASAGDYACTAVNAEGSSTSRPVTLDVMYAPICKDGAAIQVVGALKPETITLVCGVQAKPAPTMYHWSFNNSGELSVPADRYGPTKSHSRITNQWHGSRVNYTLNDDREYGMVSCWAENTRGKQRTPCLFQIIQAGRPYPPQNCSTAQSTGPYGYRTNQEESKSPESADAEWLIVRCTEGFDGGLPLTSFELEVWSEENAYHINTIHFNRTERLPGHRHQGPIFEVVGLEPGRNYRLLVFAVNAKGKSEPVVLSSITLKGVAMYTTGRGSTDKDTDYSLLVACFAGGVTAVCILVVGVTVTLYRRNNATRPMKSQMHVVHCDEKDDPTGQSSSLEKSHDFSTVKEVTKPTARFKDPPDSPIIDSNEENPDVIPSKLSGNYSTKPERAKEFNDPETSDYPSPASVLHGKDTWIYPNGYVERPDATSPIRPSTLPVHRTHDIYTRSLRVQESCI
- the LOC135166408 gene encoding hemicentin-1-like isoform X2 — protein: MILWYREFTSRQPIYSVDARKGGLHVDAPRWSDPKTFGGRATMRIDKGMAHLEINPVMPTDSGIYRCRVDFRNSPTKTQKVNFTVIVPPGKPTIYIGPDQIYSGKLPVITEGGPLTLVCEVRGGSPPPRVIWYLGNKMLDDTFEPVNDDVVSNTRTIAMVSREYATTKVLCRASNTDMIEPSTTELLLDVNLKPLEVNITNKQNHLLALQTYEFECVTSGSKPEATITWWKGSHQVKHMAKTFKNADNVTMSVLSYVATIEDDGRCLTCRAENSVVSDSALEDKWKLVVHYVPVVTIRLGSGLRANDINEGDDVYFECDVKANPEAYKLGWFKDGRELHQNVSAGIRLPGEKSLVLQSVNRASAGDYACTAVNAEGSSTSRPVTLDVMYAPICKDGAAIQVVGALKPETITLVCGVQAKPAPTMYHWSFNNSGELSVPADRYGPTKSHSRITNQWHGSRVNYTLNDDREYGMVSCWAENTRGKQRTPCLFQIIQAGRPYPPQNCSTAQSTGPYGYRTNQEESKSPESADAEWLIVRCTEGFDGGLPLTSFELEVWSEENAYHINTIHFNRTERLPGHRHQGPIFEVVGLEPGRNYRLLVFAVNAKGKSEPVVLSSITLKGVAMYTTGRGSTDKDTDYSLLVACFAGGVTAVCILVVGVTVTLYRRNNATRPMKSQMHVVHCDEKDDPTGQSSSLEKSHDFSTVKEVTKPTARFKDPPDSPIIDSNEENPDVIPSKLSGNYSTKPERAKEFNDPETSDYPSPASVLHGKDTWIYPNGYVERPDATSPIRPSTLPVHRTHDIYTRSLRVQESCI